A segment of the Lycium barbarum isolate Lr01 chromosome 7, ASM1917538v2, whole genome shotgun sequence genome:
tttgaccaaacaatgttggcaaaCGGATTTAAGATCAACGTGTAGgacaaatgtgtttacattaaaaatactCCAAATCATGAAGTCGTTGTTtttttatatgttgatgacatgttgataatgagtaaagATATTGCCGATATAAATGCTACTAAGCGCATGCTAGCTAGcaaatttgatatgaaagacttaggagttgctgatttGATCTTAGGAATCAGAATTCATAAAACTGCACAAGGTCTAGCATTATCGCAGTATCATTATATTGAAAGagtacttgacaagttcaagtatttggatTTCAATGTTGCCAAAATTCCAATTGTCGTGAGCTATAGATTTCAgaagaatgaaggtgaaagtgattcACAATTGGATTATGCAAGagtgttgggaagtttgatgtatatcatgaattgtaagcgaccagatatagcatgtgctattagcaaaTTGAGTCGGTTCACAAGTAATCCCAATCAAACTCACTGGATGGtaatgaaacgagttttggggtatctgAAGCATACCCAAGATTATACTTTGCATTATAACAAATATCCCGCTgtgattgagggatatagtgatgcaaattggatcaccggatcatctgAAATTAAATCCACGAGTGGATATATTTTCACAATTGGGggtggagcagtgtcttggaaatcatccaaacaaaTGTGCATCGCCCGTTCTccgatggaatatgaatttatagctttagacaaggacggtgaagaagctgaatggctccggaatttcttagaagatattccattctggcccaaacctctgggacctatatgcatacattgtgatagtcaagaAGCAATAGGTAGGGGAGGGAGCGTTATGTAAAACGGAAAATCTCatcacatacgacgaagacacAATACTGtgagacaactactctctagtggaattatcactATTGACTATGTAAATTCTAGAGATAATTTGTCggatccacttacaaaaggcctaactagagaggcgGTTGAAAGATCATCTAGGGGAATGGGTTTAAGGCTTAGGACAAGTCATCAtagcggtaactctacctagtagactggagatcccaagagctacgttcaaggagatcaaacaaagttgtgACTGACGGTTCGgcattgtcaaataactcaatccattctcatgatgaagacaatgttcaggaaCAAGGATAAAACATTAAGCCTTTTTAACGAGTTGATAAAGCTTAagttttttaatggtttctaagtttggcaGGTTTGACCAAATAGTGTATCTACGCGATAACACGTTTATGAATCACCTATGCGAGTGTGAAATGTAAGCCGCTTCAAAGAGGATAATTGTAAAAGGCCCATTCTCTATACACTCATGAAACCAGgaggtgttcatggctgaaacgaacgtAACCGTAAGAACCATAGACGGTAAAGGATTGATTATGTGACATGTGGctgtctaggtatacaccaaagctcgacaggtcaaagatatcaaatctaccgattgaccgagtatatccgaAATATGTttactacggaaagttcaaagggaaacctacttatccggATGCAATTAATCCTTGCTTGTAAATCACACACTTGTCTGTGCATTCCTTTAtcttatagccattccccattcatgtgggggattgttgggtttaattgataggttgaatgagaaatggagggaaacgAAGTGGAGGAAAAATGAGTTGTTCcctcttgctttatgaaataagcatttgtccctcattggtagtggaaagaaaagttctcctacttaaaagtagaagaactccttcttgttgctaaagggttaagaagagggtctcccctcgcgccgtcgtcgtcgctcggcttcggctttggcttcggtcaaatgatctgattgattgataatctttttggaccaaattttctttaattttaattatttaaataattattatttatttaattaattcatTAAATTATCCAGATCCTGACCCGTTAGCgacccggatccgcgtgtctgacTCGCGACCCGTTTCTTTCCCGGATTTTATTTAAAATTCCTGCCCGTTTTAAAGTTACTGTTCTGAAGGGTTGCAAACCTTCAGAAACAGCACTTCCATGGCTATAAATTCGTTTTATTCCTCAGATATTTCCTTACGAATTTTCTGAACTTCaaaaacttcttcttcttctgcacaAATAAATTCTAGTGTAATTTACTGCCGTTGAGTGGTTCGCTGACACCGTGGTTTTAGGTACCGGTACACCGATGAGTaagatcgttctatcctgggaggatatattccattAACCTCCggtacttgaggggaataatttccttaaggacacactgtgcattcagtgggctaAGATCGTTCTATCCTAGGAGGATATATTCCATTAAActcgggtacttgaggggaataatttccttaaggacacactgtgcattcagtgggctcgattttcTTCCTTAAACATATTTTTCGGATACTGTTTTGATATTTTTCCAGTTTCTGGTTTATACTTTCTGGTTTTACAAAGTTTACTGTTTTCTGGAATTTTTACAAAGTTACTGTTTCAAAATATTTTTGTAATACAGATTAATAACACAAATAACTTTCTACTAAGCTTAAAACATCAACTAAAGCTAATCCATTTCAATTTCCTTTACAAATTGAATAATTTGTTCttaaaataattattcaaaagAAAGATATGCTTAGTGGAGCATTCAATTAGTTGCTGATATAACAAACAATATGAAAACTAAAATACTGATTGTTACAATAAACTAAAGATCAATGTAGAATATAACTTGAATACCTGAAATTTTAACTCTTCTAGACACAATTATTTCATCTTCTGTAGTGCCTTTGATGGCTCGCTGCTTCTTTCGCCTTCTCATAATAATTATGTATTCTAGTTCTTCGACAATCCAATTAAAATTTCGACTCGAAAGTATGAAATACGCTATGGAGAATCCAATAATAAGTCCTTTCCCATATCCCATAAGGACCGCCTTCCCAAATTCACTTAGAAATGTAGAATTGCTTTCTTGATCCAGGACATGTGTCGTGTTGTTTGTCTCAGGCATCCCGCTACTTCCACAACCTTCCAAAATAGGGAATCCACGTAATCCATCATTGCCTTCATATGAGTTGTTCTCAAATGTAGCAAATTGACGTCCTTGAGGGATGCATCCTTGGAGATGATTGTCGGAGAGATTTAAGAACTCAAGATATGTAAGAGAAGCAAGTTGTTCTGGTATGTCTCCTGAAAGCTGGTTAACTGAAAGGTCCAATGATTCAATTGAAGATGAATCTCCGAGTGATGGTGGTATATGACCTTGCAATCGATTATGACTTAGATTCAACACGCGAAGTGCAATGAGATCTCCCGTGATATTTGgaatttgtccttcaaatttgtTGCTTGAAAGATCAATGGTCGTGTAAATAGTCAAAATTCTGACAAGTTCAAGCTCGAGTCCCTTTGTTGCAATTGTTAGAGAATCTTGGTAGTACTCATCTCCAAGATATGTCGGTGCCTTCATTGTTTGATCAATGGTCCTCATGGCTTTCAACTGTTGAAAGAGACTTGTCGGCAAGTTTTCTATGAAGGCATTGTAAGAGAGATCTAAGATTCGAAGCTCAGGAAACAAGTTCTTCATCCTTGATGTTCTGATTGGTCCATGCAATTTATTTGATCTCAAGCTTAAAACTCGCAGCTTCGGCAGAGTTGCCAACCCTATGGGGAATGTGTCTTTAAGGTGATTATCTCCTAAATCAAGAACTTGCAACTCTTTGCAATTGGCCAAAGATCGTGGGAGTTTCCCCGGTAGCTTATTGTCATGCAAGTTGAGGCTTCTAAGTGAACTTCCAATGCTAGAAGTTGTTAGAATTGTCCCAGAAAGATTGTTCTGGTGCATATCCAAAACCTCAAGGCTACTGATATTACCCAAACATTGTGGAATTTCTCCCATCAAATTATTTTTCGCCAAATCTAGGATTTGTAATGATGTCAAATTACAAATAGATGAAGGAATTTCCTCAGTGAGATTACTTTCGGATAGAAGAAGTATCTTATGGAATTTTGCGGAATAGGTAGTGAGCCTTGAAGAAAATTGGACCGTAAATCAATAACATCTACAGATTGAAAAGGAAGTGAATCCACACCTACCAGCATGTTGTGGGATAAATTAAGACGCCGCAATGAAAACATCCAGTTAGACCATGCCCAGTCTGGAATTTTTCCTTGAATCCTATTATTTGAAAGGTCCAACTGTGAAAGATACTTTGCACATCTCACATGAGGCTAACCGTAAGAACTCAAGAGACTCTGGCCAAGTAAATTTATTTTGGTTCTCATTGGTCAACGAGATACTATTATATGAAAGATCTTGCAACGGAAGATTTTTGAGGTCTAGAAGCTGACATCCACATCGCCACAAAAATTATTTGATGAAAGATCTAACACCTGAATATTCGTTACGGATCTTAGAAACTCCAAATCTTTTACTTCACATGCCGCCAATCGTAAGTACTCAAGAGATTTGGGCAAAGAAACTTTGACTTTGTTCTCATTGGTCAATGAGTTACGATTATGTGAAAGATCAAGAACTCGAAGATGCTTCAGATTTGAAAAGAAGCTGACATCCACATGACCACTAAAATTATTTGATGAAAGATCAAGCGTGTCTAGGTTCACAAGGTTCTGAATTGACTTGGGAAGATGGCCTTGCAACTGATTGTCTCCTAAATTAATCTCGACTAGTGAATTGTTCTTAAAATCCTCAAGATGAACGCAAAGAAGAGCAAGTATTCCCTGTTGATCACTACCTGTGAGAAAAATATGAATTCCCATGTGGCAGGCATATATCTACACAGACCAATCAATAGTTCAAGTCACACACTCCCATAATCCATTTTCTCTTCACAAAATTCCCTTCAATCCCCCCATTTAGTTGACATGAATAATTAAAGGGAAATATCCAAATCCATGTCTTATTATTTTCAATAATCCATACTTGTAGCAATGGAGAAGTAGTTAGAACTCAAACCTAAATTACTTTGTGACGGATTATGGGAGAATATCCAGAATGGTATTGTTCCATTCACAGAGTTATTATCAGGGAACAAATATTTTATATGTGTGATATTTGAAAGAGATTCAGGAATAGGCCCCCAAAGATTGCACGAACGAAGTCTCAAAGACTGTAGTGACGTTAGATATCCAAAAGATTCGGGAAAATTACTAGAAAAATTCACGCTGTTGAGATCTAACTCCATGAGAGATGCACTGCTGTTCCATTTGGTCATTGAAAAATAACCACTGAGCTGAGGATTCTGTGATAAGGCAAGTGCTTTCAATTTTGGCAGGTGAAAAACACTCCCAGGTAATATCCCAAATAGCTCTGTTTGATAAAGCCTCAGAGTTGTTAAATGAGAAGACAAATTTGGAGGAATGGTCGACGAAATGTTCACACCATTAAGATCAAACTCTCTTAGATAGGTCAAGTTCTGAAGGAGTAATTTAAAATCATGAGGCTCAAGTCTCAGCTTACCAATATCAACCATAACTGGGAGATGAAGAGAACGCAACTCGGAAAGATGAGAGATTTCAAAAGGAATTTCATCTAAGAAATATGAATAGGAAAGATCAAGACGTGTCAAGCTTGAGAACTTGTCAAATTTTGGCGAGATGTGAGAATTGGAAAAGTCATTCCTGGAAAGGTTGAGCTTTTGCAAATGAGAGAGCTGGAAGAGGGTGCTAGCGATCAATCTTACCAACAAGTTGGCTGCAACTGATGTCAAGCTCAATCACAGGGCCACTCAACTCATTGCATAACACTCCATCCCATGAGCAACAATCTCGTCTCATAGTCCATGAACTAGTTTTTGCATAAAAATCACACATAACTTGAGGATAAGGAGGAAAAGGTATTGTGGGATCTACAGTAAATGTTTTACTGAATTTTAGAAGGGAAATGCTTTCATCTTTCAGACACAGATGAGGTAATATGGCTGAAGAAAAAGCAATTAATTGACAGAGAAACACAACTAAGAGCAGAACAGAGAGTTGCCTATAGCCCACCATGCTTGGAATAAAGAGTTTAAAAGTTGGTAGTGGATAAGTAACAAAAATGTGTGCAAATATATAAGCTAAAGATTCCAAGTTTTCTTTGACGTGTCTTGTATTCCCAGTTTTACAATTTTTTAACTAAAGCTATTTGTGTTAGTTAATTGTAAGACTGAAACTCGATTGAATTTTTATTTGCTGTTACATCTATTTGATTCAAATAAATACAATTAAGTTGTCTGTAATAACAAATAATATGCCGAGCAGTTAAAAAAAGTACGTATAATACTTTAATTTATAACGTCGGATAATTCAAGTTAGAGTGTTGATGAAGGTCATATTTAAGCAactaaatgaaaataaaatatcaGAAAAAAGAAAACTAGTTAAACCACATGTTTTTGTTTCACTTCCATATGCTCTTAAACTTCGGAATGTTGTTAGATTAAAAATACGAAAAGGAATTGCAGAACTCTTTAATTTCTACAACATATTAAGCTAAAACAGTCATTCTAGTCTGCTAGATATCCTTTACGTGTCCAATTGCCTTTTTCTTCATCTAAAGTATAAACTCATTTCCTTGTTTATTTTCAAACGGAACAAGAAAGAAGAAAATAGAGGTAATTTAGGTCAATGAAGACTATGAACAATGAATGAAAGTGTTGTTATTTCTCAAAGTCAATACACAAGTCTTGgcatagaaattaaaaaaaaaaaaaaaaaaaactacaacccACAGGGTCTTTCAATTTGATGTTCACTTTGATGTTACTCTTTCTGTAAGCTTATCTCCTCTAATCGCCTTGGATTATGGGACTAGTTGTGCATTAATTTAAGTCTCTTTTTTTGTGCATTATTTTAAGTCTCTTTTTTCTACTTTTTgaactaaaataaaaaaaatcttatttttctTTCAATATTGCACCCCAAAAATAATGTGGAAAATGAAAAGGTAAGTTTTCACTATGTGACGCCAGTGATGGGGGTCTAGACGACGAGGACGGGTTAAAGAAAAGGACCGATAAACTTTTGAAGAAAGGATGCACATGACACCTTAGGCGAATTTCACATCTGAATGGAAGAGTAAAGTGAAGAGCTTTATAAGGCATAACACAAGCTCACATGGTTGCGCATGATGTATCATAACCTAAGGAATAAATCCGTGAGGTCTATTGGATCAAAGCGGACAGTATGTGCCATGAGCTTGGGCTATGACAAGTATGGCATCAGAGTTGGATGCTCCCTCAGTACGGCAGTAGGGCAAACCTCAACACGCTAAGTCCTTCGGGAAATGTCTGTGATGCCTAGACGGGGCCGGGTTAAGGAAAGGATGACAGTCTCCGGTCTCCTAAGCTTCTGAATAAGAGGTGCACATGACACCTTGGGAAACCACACATCTGAAAGGGAGAGGAAAGTGAAGAGCAAGACACAAGTTCACATGGTAGACACATTTTTGAACTCGATGATGGTGTAGCTCAATGGACAAATATCTATCGAAACAATACGGATAATAGGTGTTATGAGCTTGGATTGTGACAACTTAATTGATTATTGATGAAGATCTCAGTTTATGAAATTGTAACACAAACTTAGTGGACAAATAACAAAAAAAGATTATCTTTAAGATACTCTCTATTAGATTGGATCTGTCCTAAAGTCATATGTCCCAATCAAAGGGGCTTTGTGAAAAGGAGTCCTATTTCAAATAACTTCTTATTGGACCAATAACTGGTCTAGTCAAGCATATTAATAACAAACCAATTAAGTAGGAAAATGTTATTTTCAAATTAGACACGACTAAGTCAGGTTATTGGCCTTCTTCTGTATAATTATGGGATATTTGAACTTTTGTGATACCCGAATAAACATGATACTTCGAATTATTTCTAACAAGGGGTACTTCATTTTCATCGAGACATCGCTTTTTCAAACCTCTTTATTTCTAACTAAGAACTTCTCCCCAAACTTTTGAAAAATATCATCGACCATAATAAATTCACTAGTTACTTCTTGAACCAAGAAGGTTTTATATGTTATTAATCGTCTTAGTTTTGCTAATGATGTACTAAATGCGATTATCAATATTGTGCTTGGAAAGCCCTGAACCAATTCCCTTTATGTTTAGAAATTGGAGTTCAGCTGGTGCCTTCATAGCAGTCTATTCTAAGTTATTTGTAAATGATACGGCATCTAGGGCACAAAGAGATGGAAAAGGGAGATAGATACTTTACATTATTAGAAAAATTCCACTCTTACATAATAACATTACAAGGGAGTTTATTTAGGTGCTAATTAAAGGATAAATCTAGACATAAAATTACTAAATGCTTTCAGCCTTTCACACTCTCACAATGAACTTGATCATCTCGAAAACACAAAATCATGCCCCTAAATAACATAAAAATTGGATCTAATCACATAGATATCCTTTATTTACACGGCTGATTCtctctttttttaaaaataaaataaaatattattctcacTCATTATATTAATTTTTGTTTATTGCCTTAGTAACAGATTTTTCTACAAGTTTAGAAGATTTCAAAGATATGCTCATGATCGAAAAAATAAATAGCCTTCATAAACTAAAGGGCTCAGTTAATATTATTATGGATCTTTTCATGCTTTATCTCTCATCTTTTATACTAAATATCTGAGTTATTAATTCTAATTTTAATCGTTACATTAGCAATCAAATATTATGCGAATATCTCCTTTCTTATTTACAGATTCGATATATAAAACCATTGGACACTTGTGATTTCTAAAatggaaaaacaagaaaaaagttGTGAAACTAGCTACCTGTATATTATTAAACAAGAACGAAAATATTGTTAGTTAACTAAAAATGGAAGCTGAGGGGCAGAGCAAATATCATCTCCTTCAGATTTCATTTATGGATTATTGGCCATGTGATTTCACTCTAAAATATAGTTGCCCTACATCAATATAAAGCAAAGTATATACTACTAACTAGTGtatttgtccgcgcttcgcgcgcaGAGACGGAGCCATATGATTTGCTAATGTATAACAACCAAGGGCGTCTCAATAAAATTAATGGCCTAAAGCTAAATTTTAATCCGAGAccttaaatatatacacatacataaaaaaaaaaacctagtcttgcctttttattttttttataattgttgCATTTACTTCACATAGTTACTTCACATATTTATAATAGTGAGGATTAATTCAAGTTAATAAGACGTTAGTCATGTGTTTTAAAtacattaccttagatgttgttgtAAAAttaaactttatttaataatatgaagattttgagtaatttagttCAAAGTTCTAAAATATTTCTCTTAAAAAATAGATAGTTTTTACTCTTCTTTTATTATATAAattttgtacttctttttacAATGTTAAATATTgtctaagaaaaaataaaatcataaaattcatcCATAAAAAATTTGGGGCCTCAAAAGTTTGGGGGGGCTAAAGCAAAGGTTTTACTAGCTTCGCCCTTGAGCCACCCTAATAACAACCATCAAACTAATGAACAAGTATCagtatttaatatattttgacAATATAATTTTGGGTTTGGCTTTGTGAAAGAAAACGATGAAAAAGAATGGTAGCAGCAAGTATCGGGAGAATTTGATTTGCTCTTTTGCTTATTGATTTGTCAATTTTatagtttatttttaaaatataaggTGTTAAAAGAAATTATGTATTTCTCTGTGATAGCAAAAAGGGAAAAGTTACCCCCAGAGGAAAAGAACTGCACGAGTTCAATTTATACGTTCTTCTAATTTTAAAAAGTGAATCAAAAGAGAATCTTgcatataacaaaaaaaaaaaaacacacacacacacacacgcacccACAGGCACTGGTGGGGTTTCGAACTCACATCTCTGGAAAGAGAAAGCTTCTCTAGCCTCTGCATTGTCACTGAACCGTCCGCTTATTTGTGCATGTGGGTTCGCAAGTAGATAATATCAACATTTACTATTTTTCTATAGTAAGAATATAGGATCTACGCAAAAGCTACTGGGTTTGCCTGAACCCCTCTTTAAcactgtagctccgcccctgttcGCGCGGCGTAGAAAAATTCTCTTATAAATCATAGATTTAACACTGAGTGACAAtactcttttttaaaaaaatctccaCATTGATAATGATATGAGCAATATCTTGTACTTCCTTTGCAAAAAGTTCtgagtaaaagaaaacaaaacgGGAAGTAACCAAAAGTGTAAAAAAACAGAATCGCTACAATACAAAATTTCCTCAAAAACCAATAATTAGAACAAAATTGTGGCATTTAATTAGAATCATAGAAATCACAGAAAAATAACATACAAAATAAATACTCACAATTTCTCAATCAAATCAGCGTTTCAATAGGGTGATAAAATGAGATAAATCTAactttatatcacaattcaaccGCACACAAGTCACCCGCATGAATCAACTCTCGATCTTTAGAAACTAATGAACTTAGAAAAAAACAAAGGTGATCCCCCGACTCTTATACCACGTAAAGATTTATCCATAAATAATAATGTGGAAATTTAGAGAAGATAATTTGAGAGAGGGAGCATCATAAACTTTGTCCTATGTATGGAACGACATCATTAGTTGTCTCTAGAGACAACTTTGTTTGATCCGGTAATTCCTCAGTGTTGCTTGTATCATCAAAGATAGAGATCTCTGATCCGAAATCACCATAAAGCACCGTGATCTGCCCAGCTTCTTCAGACATTATAAACTTGTCAAGACATGCTAATCACAACACATAGATAATAGCATACCCAGAAAGAAAATATGAGaagatatagagcccgtttggattggcttataagttggcttataagctgttttcagcttttttgagtgtttgcttggccagcttaaagtcattttatgcttaaaataagctcaaaaaaataattggacccatttgacttagtttatctaaagcagcttataagctgaaaacaacttataagccaaaaaaaataagttggactaccccaacttatttttttcagcttataagctgcaaacagctttaagctgtaagccaatccaaacgggctcatatatAGGATATCAATTAGCAGAGGAAAGAATTGGGTACTTATTCGTGATTAACAATAATTGCCAATAATTATTGGTAAGTATCAACATAAAACGGCTATCAACAAAAAACGGCTTTAGGACAATGATGCTACATGGGCTGAATTGCAAAGTGTACGTGCAGGGTTAACTCTTCCGACAGACTATTGAATGTATGATGCCTTTTTAATCCATTTAGATAGTAAAATATGTAGAAAAATGAAGGAATACTACCAAGATTAACAAAAGGAAAGTAAAAGCAAATAGTTTATGATCTTGGGAATGTAACATACATGGGTATATAATAAATTCAAGAGTAAAGAATGTGGTTAACGGTTTGGATTTCAACATAATTAAGAAAATTAAAAGATATGACTTTTCAGTTTTTTAACATAGCACATTTAACATCATTAAGAGAATTAACTTTGtgacttttgagtttttttttttaaatataacaCATAAATTGGAGAAAatagaaaaatgtcaaaaaagagaaaaaagataaatgtgaaTAGTGACctaagagaggtgccacatcaccttctctatgtctaactttatattataatATATAGATTACGCCATTAACATACTACAAATATAATAGTATATGTGTAATAGTATCTATGTATACTAGTTATTCTCTAATTATACTTCGGTTAtacaattaacatactacattAACAATAGCATATGCTTACATATACtactcattattattattattattattatgtataaATATAAGGAAAATGAATTTTTAAATTTAGTATACTATAATTAATACTAttaaataaattttttttttgaattgaatTCTTTTTGTGGCAGAAAATTTTCGGTCAAAAGTAGGATCCTATGCCTACGGGGAGGAAGGAATTATTTTTGGATGAAATTATCTTCCTAATATGTTTCCGTTCAGATTTGCTTATTTTTAGGAGTATTGCTTATTCTTAGAAGTATCCCTTAAAATAAGCAAATATTAATGGAAAGGATTGGAATTTGTAGGGGTTTTTAGCTATAAAATTTGCTACCGTATATTATTCGATAGACTAGTAATTAGATTTAAATGCTGCAACATTGATCTCCTTACTGTCTTTTCTATTTATTgttcatttttcttcttcttccaaaTCCCAAATTATATTAGGGTATAAACGATTAAAGAAAGATTAGGGTTTTGTGCACTAGTCTAACTCTCTCTTCACGTGGGATAAACGAGTTATAACTCCCCAACACAGTTATGGGTCATATCTTTCTACCTTTAAAAGGGGAATAAGGTATATACTCCATCAACACAATTCTAAAAGAAACCAgtaaaagaaaagagagagaaacGAGTTTCTAGAGAAGCAGAACAATCACGCCATTCCGCTCaagatcaagaaataaataatGGAATCAGGTACGTTTTTCTCAAATAAGAACTATCGCTTATGGATTTACGTGAAAATCATATAGTTTCCTAAATAATTGATAGGATTTCATGTTAGATTGTTTATGTCTTGCAGTCTATGACTTATGAAAATTCTTTCATGTGGTATCAACTCGACCTATGTAATTTAGTGAGTTACGTTGCAGTACCGTCTAAGTTTATTTTGATTGAAATTGTACCCGTACGTAAGGTTACTGTCTTTTGTCTTCC
Coding sequences within it:
- the LOC132601696 gene encoding receptor-like protein 9DC3; translation: MGEIPQCLGNISSLEVLDMHQNNLSGTILTTSSIGSSLRSLNLHDNKLPGKLPRSLANCKELQVLDLGDNHLKDTFPIGLATLPKLRVLSLRSNKLHGPIRTSRMKNLFPELRILDLSYNAFIENLPTSLFQQLKAMRTIDQTMKAPTYLGDEYYQDSLTIATKGLELELVRILTIYTTIDLSSNKFEGQIPNITGDLIALRVLNLSHNRLQGHIPPSLGDSSSIESLDLSVNQLSGDIPEQLASLTYLEFLNLSDNHLQGCIPQGRQFATFENNSYEGNDGLRGFPILEGCGSSGMPETNNTTHVLDQESNSTFLSEFGKAVLMGYGKGLIIGFSIAYFILSSRNFNWIVEELEYIIIMRRRKKQRAIKGTTEDEIIVSRRVKISGIQVIFYIDL
- the LOC132601697 gene encoding receptor-like protein Cf-9 — encoded protein: MSEEAGQITVLYGDFGSEISIFDDTSNTEELPDQTKLSLETTNDVVPYIGQTILPHLCLKDESISLLKFSKTFTVDPTIPFPPYPQVMCDFYAKTSSWTMRRDCCSWDGVLCNELSGPVIELDISCSQLVDEIPFEISHLSELRSLHLPVMVDIGKLRLEPHDFKLLLQNLTYLREFDLNGVNISSTIPPNLSSHLTTLRLYQTELFGILPGSVFHLPKLKALALSQNPQLSGYFSMTKWNSSASLMELDLNSVNFSSNFPESFGYLTSLQSLRLRSCNLWGPIPESLSNITHIKYLFPDNNSVNGTIPFWIFSHNPSQSNLGLSSNYFSIATSSDQQGILALLCVHLEDFKNNSLVEINLGDNQLQGHLPKSIQNLVNLDTLDLSSNNFSGHVDVSFFSNLKHLRVLDLSHNRNSLTNENKVKVSLPKSLEYLRLAACEVKDLEFLRSVTNIQVLDLSSNNFCGDVDVSF